The genomic interval GAAGAGCGGCAGATCCTCGCCTCGCTGGAGCACCCCGGCATCGCCCGGCTGATGGACGGCGCCGTGACGCCGGAGGGCGTGCCGTGGTTCGCCATGGAGTACGTCGAAGGCATTCCGCTGGATGAGCATTGCGACCGGCATCGCCTGGGCGTGGACGAGCGGCTGCGGCTGTTCGCGCAGGTGTGCGACGCCGTGCAGTACGCGCACCGCAACCTGGTGGCGCACCGCGACCTGAAGCCCTCCAACATCCTGGTCACCGAATCCGGCCAGCCCAAGCTCCTGGACTTCGGCATCGCGCGGCTGGTGGCGGGCGGCGCCCCGGCTGCGGACGACCGCACCGGCATCGGACCGCGGCTGCTCACCCCCGAGTACGCCAGCCCCGAACAGCTGCGCGGCGAGCCCGTCTCCACCGCCACGGACGTCTATTCGCTCGGCGTCATCCTCTACCAGCTTCTCACCGGCCAGCGTCCCTACCGTCCCCGTGGCGAGTCGCCCTGGGAGCTGCCGGGTGCGCTGCTCGGCGCGCCCGAACGCCCATCCGCCGTCGCCGGGGCAGGGGAGGACGCCGGCGAGGCAGCCGCCGCGCGGGGGACCACGCCGGCGCGGCTGGCGCGGCGGTTGGCGGGGGACCTGGATGCCATTGTCCTCAAGGCCATGCGGCCGGAGCCCGGGCAGCGCTACGCCACGGCGGAGCAGCTCGCCGCGGACCTGCGGCGCCACGCCGCGGGGCTGCCCGTGGGAGCGCGGGCGGACACGCGCTGGTATCGGGTGAGAAAGTTCGTCAGCCGTCATCGCGCGGGCGTCGCCGCCTCCGCCGCCGCCCTGGTCCTGCTGATGGGCTTCGCCGTGGTGACGCGGGTGCAGGCCATGCGCATCGCGGCGGAGCGCGACCGGGCGCAGCAGGTGGAATCCTTTCTCCTGGGCCTCTTCGACCGCTCCAACCTGTACCAGGGAAGCACGCGGGCCGTCACCGTGCGCGACCTGCTGGACCGCGGCGCGGCCGACATCGCGGACGTGCGCCAACCCGAGGTGCGGTGGCGGCTGCAGCTTGCCTTGGGCCACGCCTACTACGGCCAGGGCGACTACGGCCGCGCCATCGCGCTGATGGACTCGTCCTATGCGGCGCTGCGGAAGCTGCGCGGCGAGCGCCACCAGGAAACCATCGCCATCGCCAACCAGCTCGGCAACGTGCTGCGCGTCGCCGGGCGATACGACCGGGCGCAGGCGCTGTACCGGGTGATCCTGGATGCGCGCCGGCGCGCGCTGGGGAGCGGCAGCGTGGAGGTGGCGCGCTCGCTGAACGGGCTGGCGATGGTGCTGCGGATGCAGGGCCGCTACGCCGAAGCCGAGAGACTGCTGCGCGAGGCGCTGACCATCGATCGAGCGCACTCCGGGGACGCCCCCTCCGGTCTGCCGCAGACGCTGAACAACCTGGGCCACGTGATGCGCGAGAGCGGCCGGCTGAGCGAAGCCGAGGCGCTGCACCGGGAGTCGCTGGCCGTCCGCCGCGCCGTGTGGGGCCCCGAGCACTTCGAGGTGACCGTCAGCCTCGCGAACTTGGCGGGCGTGCTGCGCGACCGCGGCGACCACGCTGGGGCCGACACGCTGTACCGCCAGGTGCTGGCGCTGCGCCGCCGCCTGGCGGGCGAGGAGCACCCGGACCTGGCGATGGACCGCGCCGGCTACGCCCAGCTCCTTCACCTTCGTGGCGACCTCGCGGGCGCGGAAGCCCTGTATCGGCGCGCGCTCGGCGTGCAGCGCCGGGTGCTGCCCCCCGGCCACGCGCTGACCGCTACGACCCTCACCGGGCTCGGCGCGCTCCTCGTGGACCGGAACCGCCCCGCCGGAGCGCTTCCCCTGCTGGAGGAAGCGCTCGCGGCGCGGCGGGCCGCGCTGCCGCCCGGCCACTGGTACGTCGCGGAAACGGAGAGCGCGCTCGGCGCCTGCCTCTCCGCCCTCGGCCGCCGGGCCGAAGCCGCGCCGCTGCTGTTGCGAAGCGCCTCTGTCCTCGAAACCGCCCTCGGCCCCGAAAGCACCCTGGCCCGCGCCGCCCGCCAGCGGATCGACGATCACCGGCTGCGGGCGGGGCTGGGGAACGCCGGCACCGGCTGAGACACCGGAGCTACAGGTTCTGGCCGCCGGAGACCTCCACGCGGACGCCGTTCATCCACCGCATGCCGTCCGACAGGAGCGAGGCGGCCGCCGCGCCGATGTCGTCCGCCTCCCCCACCCGGCCCAGCGGGATCGTCGAAGCGACGTGGCGGTTCACCTCGGGGACGTCGCGCACCGCTCCGCCGGCGAAGTCGGTGGCGATGGCGCCCGGGGCGATCACGTTGGCGGTGATCCCCCGCGGGCCGAGTTCGCGCGCCAGGTAGCGGGTGAGGACCTCCACCCCGCCCTTGGCGGCGGCGTAGGCGGCGTACCCCGGCAGGGCGAA from Longimicrobium sp. carries:
- a CDS encoding serine/threonine-protein kinase; its protein translation is APVPGLAGTLGEGEPGLPEGTLVGPYRIVRALASGGMGTVYLAERDDPRLRQRVALKMVRQGLHADYLVRRFLEERQILASLEHPGIARLMDGAVTPEGVPWFAMEYVEGIPLDEHCDRHRLGVDERLRLFAQVCDAVQYAHRNLVAHRDLKPSNILVTESGQPKLLDFGIARLVAGGAPAADDRTGIGPRLLTPEYASPEQLRGEPVSTATDVYSLGVILYQLLTGQRPYRPRGESPWELPGALLGAPERPSAVAGAGEDAGEAAAARGTTPARLARRLAGDLDAIVLKAMRPEPGQRYATAEQLAADLRRHAAGLPVGARADTRWYRVRKFVSRHRAGVAASAAALVLLMGFAVVTRVQAMRIAAERDRAQQVESFLLGLFDRSNLYQGSTRAVTVRDLLDRGAADIADVRQPEVRWRLQLALGHAYYGQGDYGRAIALMDSSYAALRKLRGERHQETIAIANQLGNVLRVAGRYDRAQALYRVILDARRRALGSGSVEVARSLNGLAMVLRMQGRYAEAERLLREALTIDRAHSGDAPSGLPQTLNNLGHVMRESGRLSEAEALHRESLAVRRAVWGPEHFEVTVSLANLAGVLRDRGDHAGADTLYRQVLALRRRLAGEEHPDLAMDRAGYAQLLHLRGDLAGAEALYRRALGVQRRVLPPGHALTATTLTGLGALLVDRNRPAGALPLLEEALAARRAALPPGHWYVAETESALGACLSALGRRAEAAPLLLRSASVLETALGPESTLARAARQRIDDHRLRAGLGNAGTG